GAGGTCTACGAGCGCGTGGGCCTGGTCGGACTGCTGTTCCTGGGCCGGATCACTTCCTGGTTCGACAAGATGGGCATTGACTTCGTCCTGGACAACAGCGCCCAAGGCACCCGGGAAACCGGCGGCATCCTGACCTCGGCCCAGACCGGCCGCCTCCAGGACTACCTGGTTCTGGCCATCGCCCTGGCCTCGGGCATCGCCCTGCTGGTCTGGTATCTCTTCTAAAGGACACATGCTTCCCATGCTTCCCATAAATCCCCTAAACCAAGGTGCCGCGACATGACTGAATCCGGGTTCCCCGTTCTCAGCGCCCTGATCTTCTTCCCCCTGCTGGCCGCCGTCGGGCTGTTCTTTCTGCGCGACGAGCGGACCGTCCGCCTGTACACACTGGTCGTGGGTCTGATCGAGATGGGCTTGGCCGCGCCGCTGTTCCGGTTTGATCTTTCCACCGCGAACTTCCAGTTCGTGGAGATCATGCCCTGGGTACCGGCCTGGAACATGAACTACCATGTGGGCGTGGACGGGATCAGCATCCTGATGATCTTTTTGACCGTGCTGCTCCTGCCCCTTTGCGTGCTGTGCTCCTGGTCGTACATCGGCAAACGGGTCAAGGAGTTTCACTTCTGCCTGCTGCTGATGATCGGGGCCTGCGTGGGCATCTTCTCGGCCCTGGACTTCGTGCTGTTCTACATTTTCTGGGAGGCCATGCTCATCCCCATGTTCCTGCTCATCGCGGTCTGGGGCGGGCCGAACAAGCGCTACGCATCCTTGAAGTTCTTCATCTACACCCTGGCCGGCAGCACGCTGTTTCTGGCGGCCATCGTGGCCTTTTTCGTGAACACCGGGACCTTCTCCATTCCGGAACTGATGACCCATGAATACGCTTTCAACTTCCAGTTCTGGACCTTCCTGGCCATGGCCCTGGCCTTTGCCATCAAGGTGCCGATGTTTCCGTTCCACACCTGGCTTCCGGCGGCCCACGTGGAAGCACCCACCGCGGGCTCGGTGCTCCTGGCTTCCATCCTGCTCAAAATGGGCACCTACGGCTTTCTGCGCTTTTGCCTGCCCCTGACCCCCGCGGCCAGCGAGTACTTTGCGCCGCTGATGATCACCATCTCCATCGTTTCCATCCTTTACGGCGGAGTCATTGCTTTGGGCCAGAAGGACATGAAGAAGCTGATCGCCTATTCCTCCGTGGCCCACATGGGCTTCGTGACCCTGGGCATCTTCGTCTTCACCATGCGCGGGGTGGAAGGGGCGATCATGCAGATGATCAACCATGGGATCACCACCGGGGCGCTGTTCATGCTCGTGGGCGCGATCTACGAACGCAGCCACAGCCGGGAAATCGCGGACAACATGGGCCTGGGCAAATACCTGCCGGCCTACATGTTCTTCTTCGGCCTGTTCGCCATAGCGTCCTTCGGCTTTCCCGGCACCAACGGCTTCGTCTCCGAAGCCCTGGTGCTCATCGGCGTGTTCGAGGCCAATTACCTCCTGGGCGCGTTGACCATTCCCGGGGTGATGCTGGCCGCGGCCTACATGCTCCGCCTGGGCCTGAAACTGGCCTGGGGCCAGCCGTCCCAGGCGGCGAACTGGAAGGACCTGAACACCCGGGAGTGGGTCTATCTGGTCCCCCTGGCCGTGCTGGTCCTGTACCTGGGGCTGATGCCCACCCTGGCTCTCAAAACCATCAACCCTTCGGTGGTCCACCTTCTGAACCAGTACGAAACCCGCAAGACCCTGCACCTGGAGTCGTCCCTCCAGCCCGAACCACCGGCCCAGGTTGTTCAACTCCCCGCAACACGAGGTACTGACCAGTGATCTTCCAAATAGAGCTGTTCATCCCGGAACTGTACCTGCTGGCCCTGATCGGCGGCCTCTTCGTCTTGACCGTGGGCCCCCAGTCCTGGTGGCGATTTCTGCGCTACCTCCCCCTGGCCGCGAGCGTGGGCATCGGCGTGGCCGCGCTGTCCTTCCAATTCTCCGGCCTGATGTTT
This region of Desulfonatronum thiodismutans genomic DNA includes:
- a CDS encoding complex I subunit 4 family protein; the encoded protein is MTESGFPVLSALIFFPLLAAVGLFFLRDERTVRLYTLVVGLIEMGLAAPLFRFDLSTANFQFVEIMPWVPAWNMNYHVGVDGISILMIFLTVLLLPLCVLCSWSYIGKRVKEFHFCLLLMIGACVGIFSALDFVLFYIFWEAMLIPMFLLIAVWGGPNKRYASLKFFIYTLAGSTLFLAAIVAFFVNTGTFSIPELMTHEYAFNFQFWTFLAMALAFAIKVPMFPFHTWLPAAHVEAPTAGSVLLASILLKMGTYGFLRFCLPLTPAASEYFAPLMITISIVSILYGGVIALGQKDMKKLIAYSSVAHMGFVTLGIFVFTMRGVEGAIMQMINHGITTGALFMLVGAIYERSHSREIADNMGLGKYLPAYMFFFGLFAIASFGFPGTNGFVSEALVLIGVFEANYLLGALTIPGVMLAAAYMLRLGLKLAWGQPSQAANWKDLNTREWVYLVPLAVLVLYLGLMPTLALKTINPSVVHLLNQYETRKTLHLESSLQPEPPAQVVQLPATRGTDQ